A region from the Musa acuminata AAA Group cultivar baxijiao chromosome BXJ1-10, Cavendish_Baxijiao_AAA, whole genome shotgun sequence genome encodes:
- the LOC135595069 gene encoding heavy metal-associated isoprenylated plant protein 37-like: MGKEEFEVLKFKTHILKVNIHCDGCKLRVKKILHRIEGVFSVDVDVENKKVTVQGNVDSETLINKLTRSGKHAQLWPQKKQKQAAPPAKNGNKNNKDQGKEGLKASNNRQKQLPSYSSDDEDYDDSSDDDDEFADDVRFLDDVKQFNLLMPPNNATASAKKNGNVNAGGSATRGGGNKGGGNPYLNHMQHPNKSTQNSTNAAAQQKLVNTTRNAGEGRRMADINGMIGLGFNGLGGYNGEVFRGSGFHGYTGLPSHGGEQHQHPMPVNMRGYQARPSSMMSSNLGGNNMMMMHDNRYMQPQMMYLRSPQISPYTAYYNCYPSHHDQSNQSCNVTHLFSDENTKGCVVM; encoded by the exons ATGGGCAAAGAGGAGTTCGAGGTTCTCAAGTTCAAG ACACATATCCTGAAGGTGAACATACACTGTGATGGGTGTAAACTGAGAGTCAAGAAGATCCTCCACAGAATCGAAG GAGTATTCTCAGTAGACGTCGATGTGGAGAACAAGAAGGTCACCGTCCAAGGAAACGTGGACTCCGAAACCCTGATAAATAAGCTGACGAGATCAGGGAAGCATGCACAGCTCTGGCCTCAGAAGAAACAGAAGCAAGCTGCTCCCCCAGCGAAGAATGGCAACAAGAACAACAAAGACCAAGGCAAAGAAGGCCTCAAAGCCTCCAACAACCGGCAGAAGCAACTTCCTTCCTACAGCTCGGATGACGAAGACTACGACGATAgcagcgacgacgacgacgagttcGCCGATGATGTGAGGTTTCTTGATGACGTCAAGCAATTTAATCTCCTGATGCCGCCAAACAATGCAACTGCTAGTGCAAAGAAAAATGGCAATGTTAATGCTGGTGGAAGTGCCACCCGCGGAGGTGGAAATAAGGGTGGAGGAAATCCTTATCTGAACCACATGCAGCACCCAAATAAATCAACTCAAAATAGCACAAATGCTGCAGCTCAACAGAAGCTGGTGAACACTACTCGTAATGCAGGGGAAGGAAGAAGGATGGCGGACATCAACGGCATGATAGGTCTCGGCTTCAATGGACTGGGTGGATACAACGGGGAAGTTTTCCGAGGAAGTGGTTTCCATGGCTACACGGGGCTGCCCTCACATGGCGGAGAGCAGCATCAGCACCCCATGCCGGTGAACATGCGGGGATATCAGGCCCGGCCATCGTCCATGATGAGCAGCAACCTTGGTGGgaacaacatgatgatgatgcatgacaACAGATACATGCAGCCACAGATGATGTATCTCCGGTCACCTCAGATATCCCCTTACACTGCCTACTACAACTGCTACCCCAGTCACCATGATCAGAGCAACCAATCCTGCAACGTTACCCATCTTTTCAGTGATGAAAACACCAAAGGCTGTGTTGTTATGTAA
- the LOC103969200 gene encoding mitochondrial dicarboxylate/tricarboxylate transporter DTC, translating into MAEGKPKSQSGVWSTVKPFVNGGVSGMLATCVIQPIDMVKVRIQLGQGSAAQVTKNMLANEGFRSFYKGLSAGLLRQATYTTARLGSFRVLTNKAVEANDGKPLPLLQKAAIGLTAGAIGACFGSPADLALIRMQADATLPAAQRRYYKNAFHALYRIITDEGVLALWKGAGPTVVRAMSLNMGMLASYDQSVELFRDSLGLGEVSTVIGASAVSGFFASACSLPFDYVKTQIQKMQPDATGKYPYTGSLDCVLKTLKSGGPLKFYTGFPVYCVRIAPHVMMTWIFLNQIQKMEKSLGL; encoded by the exons ATGGCGGAGGGGAAGCCGAAGAGCCAGTCCGGAGTGTGGAGCACCGTCAAGCCCTTCGTCAATGGTGGCGTCTCTGGTATGCTTGCCACCTGCGTCATCCAGCCCATCGATATGGTGAAG GTGAGGATCCAGCTGGGTCAGGGATCAGCTGCCCAGGTTACAAAGAACATGCTTGCCAATGAAGGGTTTCGCTCGTTTTACAAG GGGTTATCAGCTGGTTTACTAAGGCAAGCTACTTATACCACTGCACGTTTGGGTTCGTTCAG GGTGTTGACAAACAAAGCTGTGGAGGCTAATGATGGCAAACCACTGCCTTTGCTCCAGAAGGCTGCTATTGGTCTTACAGCTGGAGCAATTGGAGCATGTTTTGGCAGTCCAGCTGATTTAGCACTCATTAGGATGCAAGCTGATGCAACTTTGCCTGCAGCACAACGAAGATACTACAAAAATGCTTTCCACGCACTCTATCGTATCATTACCGATGAAGGAGTTCTGGCACTATGGAAAGGTGCAGGTCCTACGGTAGTAAGAGCAATGTCATTGAACATGGGTATGCTTGCCTCATATGATCAGAGTGTCGAGCTATTCAGGGATTCCCTTGGTCTTGGTGAAGTTAGCACCGTGATCG GGGCAAGTGCTGTTTCAGGGTTCTTTGCATCTGCTTGCAGTTTACCATTTGATTATGTGAAGACACAAATACAGAAGATGCAGCCTGATGCCACTGGGAAGTATCCCTACACTGGGTCTTTGGACTGTGTCTTGAAGACCCTGAAATCTGGTGGTCCTCTTAAGTTTTACACCGGATTTCCTGTGTATTGTGTGAGAATTGCTCCACACGTCATG ATGACGTGGATATTCCTGAACCAAATTCAGAAGATGGAGAAGTCTTTGGGCTTATAG
- the LOC135595068 gene encoding uncharacterized protein LOC135595068 — protein sequence MKRVKSDLNPHAAPYIPRSKLFSGTIYKSAEMAISPAKYKATKKPMEYQLPNSLNYDTKDFERLNLSSELASKIGQHNYSDNTFQDESSGWDASYVKLDPLSSTFPDISVEYLAAILAANQGDLRETIDVLQEFKYEGDGSEYYIEAAKTSNSFNLTSLQASCTIEGADTGNRFDLASQKTGNNYSDNTFQDKSSGWDASYVKLDPLSSMFPDISVEYLAAILAANQGDLRETIDVLQEFKYEGDGSEYYIEAAKTSNSCDLTSLQASCTIEGAETGNRFDLASQKTRSSK from the exons ATGAAGCGAGTGAAGTCCGATTTGAATCCTCATGCCGCTCCTTATATACCTCGTTCAAAACTTTTTTCTGGAACAATATACAAGTCTGCAGAAATGGCAATTAGTCCTGCAAAATACAAGGCTACTAAGAAGCCTATGGAATATCAGCTTCCAAACTCCTTGAACTATGACACTAAGGACTTTGAAAGACTTAATCTTTCTAGTGAATTGGCCTCAAAAATTGGCCAGCACAACTATTCGGATAACACTTTTCAAGATGAAAGTAGTGGATGGGATGCTTCCTATGTGAAACTGGATCCTCTTTCATCAACGTTTCCTGATATTTCTGTGGAATATCTAGCTGCTATTCTTGCTGCAAACCAGGGTGATCTCCGGGAGACAATTGATGTCCTGCAGGAGTTTAAG TATGAAGGTGATGGATCCGAGTACTATATCGAAGCTGCCAAGACCAGCAACAGTTTCAATCTTACTTCTCTGCAAGCCAGTTGCACTATTGAAGGTGCTGATACTGGCAACAGATTTGATCTTGCATCTCAGAAGACCGGCAACAACTATTCGGATAACACTTTTCAAGATAAAAGTAGTGGATGGGATGCTTCCTATGTGAAACTGGATCCTCTTTCATCAATGTTTCCTGATATTTCTGTGGAATATCTAGCTGCTATTCTTGCTGCAAACCAGGGTGATCTCCGGGAGACAATTGATGTCCTGCAGGAGTTTAAG TATGAAGGTGATGGATCCGAGTACTATATCGAAGCTGCCAAGACCAGCAACAGTTGCGATCTTACTTCTCTGCAAGCCAGTTGCACTATTGAAGGTGCTGAGACCGGCAACAGATTTGATCTTGCATCTCAGAAGACCAGGTCAAGCAAGTAG